The Candidatus Baltobacteraceae bacterium genome has a window encoding:
- a CDS encoding GNAT family N-acetyltransferase encodes MAIEILRVQPDAVAEFYRGAEREALKTFYGFSVIWHEQTHDFVARDGERVVGAATIRICASLGHVEKVAVAEDARRHGVGRRLLDAADDLAKYYNCHKMTVLVPHRSAAQEFFEACGYREEAVLPQHTFKLDMTALRKFLL; translated from the coding sequence TTGGCGATTGAGATCCTACGCGTGCAGCCCGATGCGGTTGCCGAGTTCTATCGCGGCGCCGAGCGGGAAGCGCTCAAAACGTTCTACGGCTTTTCCGTGATCTGGCACGAGCAGACGCACGATTTCGTCGCGCGCGACGGCGAGCGCGTCGTGGGCGCCGCGACGATTCGGATTTGCGCGTCGCTCGGGCACGTGGAAAAGGTCGCCGTCGCTGAAGACGCGCGGCGCCACGGCGTCGGACGCCGGCTGCTCGACGCGGCCGACGACCTAGCGAAATACTATAACTGTCACAAGATGACGGTGCTGGTCCCGCATCGCAGCGCGGCTCAGGAGTTCTTCGAGGCGTGCGGCTATCGCGAGGAAGCCGTTTTGCCGCAGCACACGTTCAAGCTCGACATGACCGCGCTGCGCAAGTTCTTGCTCTAG
- a CDS encoding DUF4097 family beta strand repeat-containing protein, with protein sequence MRNQWWRGAATFLLALSCWATTLAAQARADEQIAVGPNPVVDVQLGTGNVTVQTWDRPDVQVSADGTVQVQHLEPNAVDPYIQRQLPGGSHTVQTAYGPVSLPAEPFVLPPLQGQQHDGISARGNGNTTITVPRGTALVMAHVDKGRVTLNDYRGVFWAQAHSGGIFLNRVSGSGYLESLKGRIVATDSNFDRLRARSATSNMIFNNCTSHQIEATSRYGSIVYNNGSFEPGLARFDSEHGNVALGVRGAAQIGAHSESGRVMSNFSNGTQLRGNENTTQAQVEGGGPVVTATSRDGSVYLYNGSLNAHPQFQAELRGNRAGGFVRAPVTTRFAPQYPGAPGQYAPGPPRGYVPPQGQYAPPQRQYAPPQRQYAPPPRQYAPPPQQQHGQRQEQHQERREERHQNNHPNQPPPR encoded by the coding sequence GTGCGGAACCAATGGTGGCGTGGAGCGGCGACCTTCCTCCTCGCCCTGTCCTGTTGGGCGACGACCCTCGCGGCGCAAGCGCGCGCCGACGAGCAGATCGCCGTTGGGCCGAACCCCGTCGTCGACGTGCAGCTGGGAACCGGCAACGTCACCGTGCAGACGTGGGATCGCCCCGACGTGCAAGTCAGCGCCGACGGGACGGTTCAAGTGCAGCATCTGGAACCCAACGCCGTGGATCCGTACATCCAGCGGCAGCTTCCAGGCGGTTCGCACACGGTTCAAACGGCGTACGGCCCGGTCTCGCTGCCGGCCGAACCGTTCGTGCTCCCGCCGCTCCAAGGTCAGCAACACGACGGCATCAGCGCGCGCGGCAACGGCAACACGACGATCACGGTTCCGCGCGGCACGGCGCTCGTGATGGCGCACGTCGACAAAGGCCGCGTGACGCTCAACGACTATCGCGGCGTTTTCTGGGCGCAAGCGCACAGCGGCGGCATCTTTCTCAACCGCGTCAGCGGCAGCGGGTACCTCGAGTCGCTCAAAGGCCGCATCGTCGCGACCGATTCGAATTTCGACCGCCTGCGCGCGCGCAGCGCGACGAGCAACATGATCTTCAACAACTGCACGTCGCACCAAATCGAAGCGACGAGCCGGTACGGATCGATCGTCTACAACAACGGATCGTTCGAGCCGGGACTCGCGCGCTTTGACTCAGAGCACGGCAACGTGGCGCTCGGCGTTCGCGGCGCCGCGCAGATCGGCGCCCACAGCGAGAGCGGCCGCGTGATGTCGAACTTCTCGAACGGCACGCAACTGCGCGGCAACGAAAACACGACCCAAGCCCAAGTCGAAGGCGGCGGTCCCGTCGTTACCGCGACCAGTCGCGACGGTTCGGTGTATCTCTACAACGGCTCGCTCAACGCGCATCCGCAGTTTCAAGCGGAGTTGCGCGGAAATCGTGCCGGCGGCTTCGTGCGCGCGCCGGTGACGACGCGCTTCGCCCCGCAATATCCCGGTGCGCCGGGTCAATACGCTCCCGGGCCGCCGCGCGGATACGTTCCGCCGCAGGGACAATACGCGCCGCCGCAGCGTCAGTACGCGCCGCCGCAGCGTCAATACGCGCCGCCGCCGCGCCAATATGCGCCGCCGCCGCAGCAACAACACGGCCAACGTCAAGAGCAGCACCAAGAGCGCCGGGAAGAGCGGCACCAGAACAATCATCCGAACCAGCCTCCGCCGCGCTAG
- a CDS encoding HAMP domain-containing sensor histidine kinase, translating to MSLKWRIAVWYATLLIVVLALTSGIIAWRLQGILYDQVKVSVNSTMRSIVQFSTSANPFVTEDSSSQSLQFILSSANLANWSSANTFIQVDRARDGYLLARSTNLGDDTIPTNPSVNAKHDTAYRQIAIGGRPFLVEDRYVHEGGSSAVIHVAEPIDTLNLTFARAIRAIAITLGAAALAVVIFSIVLASQATTPINELSDAMRKIGSEGLDRRLGSHHRRRTDEIGKLAESFDDLLQRLSEAFARERQFISDASHELKTPLTSINANAQMLMRWGDRDPAVLRESLETIAGESAQLAAMVNGMLTLAKADRGDDIPKEPTSLAQVANEVVRGAEPRAAEKHLTLEFEHQATPTVYGEPGLLRQLVSNLVDNAIKFTEKGGVDVRVGGDEGRAWVEVGDSGPGIPTEELPHVFDRFYRADKARSRTVPGTGLGLAIVRSIARVHNGEVSVARSPAGGALFTVTLPRMTAPLADSQ from the coding sequence ATGTCTTTAAAATGGCGGATCGCCGTTTGGTACGCGACGCTGCTGATCGTGGTGCTCGCGCTGACCAGCGGCATCATCGCGTGGCGGCTGCAAGGCATTCTCTACGACCAAGTCAAGGTGTCGGTCAACTCGACGATGCGCTCGATCGTGCAGTTTTCCACGTCGGCTAATCCCTTCGTCACCGAAGACAGCTCGTCGCAATCGCTTCAGTTCATCCTCAGCAGCGCGAATCTCGCCAACTGGAGCTCCGCGAACACGTTCATCCAGGTCGATCGTGCCCGAGACGGCTACCTGCTGGCAAGAAGCACCAACCTCGGCGACGACACGATCCCAACGAATCCGTCCGTAAACGCCAAGCACGATACCGCGTATCGGCAAATCGCCATCGGCGGGCGACCGTTCTTAGTGGAAGATCGCTACGTGCACGAAGGCGGGAGCTCCGCCGTCATTCACGTCGCCGAACCAATCGACACGCTCAATCTGACGTTTGCGCGCGCGATACGCGCCATCGCGATCACGCTCGGCGCGGCTGCGCTCGCCGTCGTGATCTTTTCGATCGTGCTCGCGTCGCAAGCCACCACGCCGATCAACGAGCTCTCCGACGCCATGCGGAAGATCGGTTCGGAGGGACTCGATCGCCGGCTCGGCTCGCATCACCGCCGGCGGACCGACGAGATCGGCAAGCTGGCCGAAAGCTTCGACGACCTGCTGCAGCGTCTATCCGAAGCGTTCGCGCGCGAGCGGCAGTTCATCTCGGACGCGTCGCACGAGCTCAAAACGCCGCTGACGTCGATCAACGCCAACGCACAGATGCTGATGCGCTGGGGCGATCGCGATCCGGCGGTGCTGCGTGAAAGTCTCGAAACGATCGCGGGAGAGAGCGCGCAGCTGGCTGCGATGGTCAACGGCATGCTGACCTTGGCGAAGGCCGATCGCGGCGACGACATTCCCAAAGAACCGACGTCGTTAGCGCAAGTCGCTAACGAAGTCGTGCGCGGTGCCGAACCGCGCGCGGCCGAAAAGCACCTCACGCTCGAGTTCGAGCACCAGGCCACGCCGACGGTGTACGGCGAGCCGGGACTGCTGCGCCAGCTCGTTTCCAATCTCGTCGACAACGCCATCAAGTTCACCGAAAAGGGCGGCGTCGACGTCCGCGTGGGGGGCGACGAAGGGCGCGCTTGGGTGGAGGTCGGCGACAGCGGGCCGGGGATTCCGACCGAGGAGCTGCCCCACGTCTTCGATCGTTTCTACCGGGCAGACAAGGCGCGCTCGCGGACCGTGCCGGGGACCGGCCTCGGACTGGCGATCGTCCGCTCGATCGCTCGCGTGCACAACGGCGAGGTCTCGGTGGCCCGCAGCCCGGCGGGCGGTGCCCTGTTTACCGTGACCCTCCCCCGCATGACGGCACCTCTAGCGGATTCCCAATGA
- a CDS encoding response regulator transcription factor: MPYKILVIEDDAAISRVLQLELEHENYEVDVARDGLSGLEKALKEPDLVVLDLMLPRMDGIEVCKRIRAKSKVPIIMLTAKDRVPDRVAGLDVGADDYVTKPFSTEELLARVRARLRERSPQTNVIEYRDVIMDRDRHEVQRGGKPIALTAKEYALLEYLLLHRNKVHTRDELFNGVWGSDFLGDSNLIDVYIRYLRGKIDDGFDDKLITTVRGVGYTIKD; this comes from the coding sequence ATGCCCTATAAGATTCTCGTCATCGAGGACGACGCGGCGATCAGCCGCGTCCTGCAACTCGAGCTCGAACACGAGAACTACGAAGTCGACGTCGCGCGCGACGGACTGAGCGGTCTCGAAAAAGCCCTCAAGGAACCCGATCTCGTCGTTCTCGACTTGATGCTCCCGCGCATGGACGGCATCGAAGTTTGCAAGCGCATTCGCGCCAAGAGCAAGGTGCCGATCATCATGCTCACCGCCAAGGACCGGGTACCCGATCGCGTTGCCGGCTTGGACGTCGGCGCCGACGACTACGTCACCAAACCGTTTTCGACCGAAGAGCTTCTAGCGCGCGTTCGCGCGCGGCTGCGCGAGCGTTCGCCGCAAACCAACGTCATCGAATATCGCGACGTGATCATGGACCGCGATCGCCACGAAGTCCAGCGCGGCGGGAAGCCGATCGCGCTCACGGCCAAGGAGTACGCGCTGCTCGAGTACCTGCTGCTGCACCGCAACAAAGTCCACACGCGCGACGAGCTCTTCAACGGCGTGTGGGGCAGCGATTTTTTGGGCGATTCCAACTTGATCGACGTGTACATCCGCTACTTGCGAGGCAAGATCGACGACGGCTTCGACGACAAGCTCATCACGACCGTTCGCGGAGTCGGTTACACGATCAAAGACTAG